In Hevea brasiliensis isolate MT/VB/25A 57/8 chromosome 13, ASM3005281v1, whole genome shotgun sequence, a single genomic region encodes these proteins:
- the LOC110656089 gene encoding G-type lectin S-receptor-like serine/threonine-protein kinase RKS1 isoform X3: MDFPKLFLRSSLLVLHFAFSSSRDTITINQTLHDGDFLISRENNFALGFFSTGSSSFRYLGIWYHKVREQTVVWVANRDDPIYGSSGVLSIDLYGNLVLHGYHNQKAPVWTTNVSVEVTDYCVAQLLDTGNLILVRDKSKSTVWESFDHPTDTMLPGMKLGLNRRTGMGRFPVSWRSADDPGTGNFSLQINPKGSPQVFIYWGIKYIWRSIAWPLKSYADISNVSFVNNQNETYVVYSVSDASVILRVILDYSGLLKKLIWHEKDGKWNEFWSVPKSPCDPYGHCGTYGICDPEFLSRRFECDCLPGYEPKSPRDWHILKDASGGCVRKRLESTSLCGHGEGFVKVANVKVPDTSAAVWVSTNMSPRDCEKNCRRNCSCSAYASIDIAGKETGCLTWYGKLMDTVQNREEGYDIYVRVDAVELVRNKWSKRWLDTIGNAYYKETSVENQVEGSMSHPEIAFFNLSTILAATNSFSPANKLGQGGFGAVYKGKLSNGKEVAVKRLLKDSGQGIDEFKNEVLLIAKLQHQNLVKLIGCCIQGEEPMLVYEYMPNKSLDSFLFNETGRSILDWRKRFDIIVGIARGILYIHQDSRLRIIHRDLKTSNILLDEEMNPKISDFGLARIFEGDQTHEKTNRIVGTFGYMSPEYVVFGKFSTKSDVFSFGIILLEIVAGKKNNSFCQEDSYPSMIGKIWHLWREERAWEIVDSLLKHSCSPDEVLRCIQVGLLCVQEDVMERPTMSAIVLMLNSEISLPSPKQPAFTFRKSSIISSSSLKPKEGFCSVDEETITEVVCR, encoded by the exons ATGGATTTTCCAAAGTTGTTCCTGCGTTCTTCTCTTCTAGTCCTCCATTTCGCATTTTCTTCTTCCAGAGACACCATAACTATAAACCAAACCCTTCATGATGGTGACTTTCTGATCTCTAGAGAAAATAATTTTGCATTAGGATTCTTTAGCACCGGAAGTTCCAGTTTTAGATATCTTGGAATCTGGTACCATAAAGTCCGAGAGCAAACTGTGGTGTGGGTAGCCAATAGGGATGATCCAATCTATGGTTCGTCGGGAGTTCTATCAATTGACCTATATGGAAATCTCGTTCTCCATGGCTACCATAACCAGAAAGCTCCTGTGTGGACTACAAATGTCTCAGTGGAGGTTACAGATTATTGTGTAGCTCAGCTCTTGGATACAGGAAATTTGATTTTGGTCCGCGATAAAAGTAAAAGTACTGTGTGGGAAAGCTTTGACCATCCTACGGATACTATGCTGCCAGGAATGAAACTTGGGTTGAACCGAAGGACAGGCATGGGCCGGTTCCCGGTATCTTGGAGATCAGCAGATGACCCTGGAACTGGAAACTTCTCACTTCAGATCAACCCAAAAGGATCACCACAGGTCTTTATCTACTGGGGTATAAAATATATTTGGCGAAGCATTGCGTGGCCCTTGAAAAGTTATGCAGATATATCCAATGTTAGTTTTGTCAATAATCAAAATGAGACATATGTGGTCTACTCGGTTTCTGATGCTTCTGTTATCCTAAGGGTAATTTTGGACTATTCAGGACTTCTTAAGAAACTAATTTGGCATGAAAAAGATGGCAAATGGAATGAATTCTGGTCGGTACCAAAATCTCCGTGTGATCCATATGGGCATTGTGGTACCTATGGAATATGTGATCCTGAATTTCTTAGTCGAAGATTTGAATGTGATTGTTTACCGGGGTATGAACCCAAGTCCCCAAGGGACTGGCATATTCTAAAAGATGCATCAGGGGGGTGTGTCAGGAAGCGGCTAGAGTCTACCTCATTATGTGGGCATGGAGAAGGATTTGTGAAAGTGGCAAATGTTAAAGTACCTGACACTTCAGCAGCAGTTTGGGTGAGCACGAATATGAGTCCAAGGGACTGTGAAAAGAATTGCAGGAGGAATTGTTCATGCTCTGCATATGCAAGCATAGATATTGCTGGGAAGGAGACTGGCTGTTTGACATGGTATGGCAAATTGATGGACACTGTGCAAAATAGGGAAGAGGGATATGATATTTATGTTCGTGTTGATGCAGTCGAATTAG TGAGGAACAAATGGAGCAAAAGATGGCTTGATACAATTGGCAACGCATACTACAAGGAAACTTCAGTGGAAAATCAAGTTGAAGGTAGCATGAGTCATCCAGAGATTGCTTTTTTCAATCTGAGCACTATACTTGCTGCAACTAACAGTTTCTCTCCAGCTAACAAACTAGGGCAAGGTGGTTTTGGTGCGGTTTATaag GGTAAATTGTCTAATGGAAAGGAAGTTGCTGTGAAAAGACTTTTGAAAGATTCAGGGCAAGGAATAGATGAATTTAAAAATGAAGTGTTGCTGATTGCAAAACTTCAACATCAGAATCTGGTGAAACTCATAGGATGCTGCATTCAGGGAGAGGAACCAATGCTAGTTTATGAATACATGCCAAACAAAAGCTTGGACTCCTTTCTTTTCA ATGAAACAGGAAGGTCAATCTTGGATTGGAGAAAACGCTTTGATATTATCGTTGGGATTGCTCGTGGAATCTTATATATTCACCAAGATTCTAGGCTGAGAATTATCCATAGAGATCTAAAAACTAGCAACATTCTATTGGATGAAGAAATGAATCCAAAAATTTCGGATTTTGGCCTAGCTAGAATCTTCGAAGGCGACCAAACTCATGAGAAGACAAACAGAATAGTTGGAACATT TGGGTACATGTCTCCAGAATACGTCGTATTTGGAAAGTTTTCAACGAAATCTGATGTCTTTAGTTTTGGCATCATATTATTAGAGATCGTTGCAGGGAAAAAGAACAATAGCTTTTGTCAAGAGGATTCTTACCCAAGTATGATAGGAAAA ATATGGCATTTATGGAGAGAAGAGAGAGCGTGGGAGATAGTTGATTCATTACTAAAGCATTCTTGTTCTCCTGATGAAGTATTGAGATGCATCCAAGTTGGGCTCTTATGCGTGCAAGAAGATGTAATGGAAAGACCGACCATGTCAGCTATCGTTCTAATGTTAAATAGCGAAATTAGTCTTCCTTCTCCTAAGCAACCTGCATTCACTTTCAGAAAGTCTAGTATTATTAGTTCTAGTTCATTAAAACCAAAAGAAGGATTTTGTTCTGTGGATGAGGAGACAATTACTGAGGTTGTATGTCGTTGA
- the LOC110656089 gene encoding G-type lectin S-receptor-like serine/threonine-protein kinase At1g11410 isoform X4 has translation MDFPKLFLRSSLLVLHFAFSSSRDTITINQTLHDGDFLISRENNFALGFFSTGSSSFRYLGIWYHKVREQTVVWVANRDDPIYGSSGVLSIDLYGNLVLHGYHNQKAPVWTTNVSVEVTDYCVAQLLDTGNLILVRDKSKSTVWESFDHPTDTMLPGMKLGLNRRTGMGRFPVSWRSADDPGTGNFSLQINPKGSPQVFIYWGIKYIWRSIAWPLKSYADISNVSFVNNQNETYVVYSVSDASVILRVILDYSGLLKKLIWHEKDGKWNEFWSVPKSPCDPYGHCGTYGICDPEFLSRRFECDCLPGYEPKSPRDWHILKDASGGCVRKRLESTSLCGHGEGFVKVANVKVPDTSAAVWVSTNMSPRDCEKNCRRNCSCSAYASIDIAGKETGCLTWYGKLMDTVQNREEGYDIYVRVDAVELVRNKWSKRWLDTIGNAYYKETSVENQVEANKLGQGGFGAVYKGKLSNGKEVAVKRLLKDSGQGIDEFKNEVLLIAKLQHQNLVKLIGCCIQGEEPMLVYEYMPNKSLDSFLFNETGRSILDWRKRFDIIVGIARGILYIHQDSRLRIIHRDLKTSNILLDEEMNPKISDFGLARIFEGDQTHEKTNRIVGTFGYMSPEYVVFGKFSTKSDVFSFGIILLEIVAGKKNNSFCQEDSYPSMIGKIWHLWREERAWEIVDSLLKHSCSPDEVLRCIQVGLLCVQEDVMERPTMSAIVLMLNSEISLPSPKQPAFTFRKSSIISSSSLKPKEGFCSVDEETITEVVCR, from the exons ATGGATTTTCCAAAGTTGTTCCTGCGTTCTTCTCTTCTAGTCCTCCATTTCGCATTTTCTTCTTCCAGAGACACCATAACTATAAACCAAACCCTTCATGATGGTGACTTTCTGATCTCTAGAGAAAATAATTTTGCATTAGGATTCTTTAGCACCGGAAGTTCCAGTTTTAGATATCTTGGAATCTGGTACCATAAAGTCCGAGAGCAAACTGTGGTGTGGGTAGCCAATAGGGATGATCCAATCTATGGTTCGTCGGGAGTTCTATCAATTGACCTATATGGAAATCTCGTTCTCCATGGCTACCATAACCAGAAAGCTCCTGTGTGGACTACAAATGTCTCAGTGGAGGTTACAGATTATTGTGTAGCTCAGCTCTTGGATACAGGAAATTTGATTTTGGTCCGCGATAAAAGTAAAAGTACTGTGTGGGAAAGCTTTGACCATCCTACGGATACTATGCTGCCAGGAATGAAACTTGGGTTGAACCGAAGGACAGGCATGGGCCGGTTCCCGGTATCTTGGAGATCAGCAGATGACCCTGGAACTGGAAACTTCTCACTTCAGATCAACCCAAAAGGATCACCACAGGTCTTTATCTACTGGGGTATAAAATATATTTGGCGAAGCATTGCGTGGCCCTTGAAAAGTTATGCAGATATATCCAATGTTAGTTTTGTCAATAATCAAAATGAGACATATGTGGTCTACTCGGTTTCTGATGCTTCTGTTATCCTAAGGGTAATTTTGGACTATTCAGGACTTCTTAAGAAACTAATTTGGCATGAAAAAGATGGCAAATGGAATGAATTCTGGTCGGTACCAAAATCTCCGTGTGATCCATATGGGCATTGTGGTACCTATGGAATATGTGATCCTGAATTTCTTAGTCGAAGATTTGAATGTGATTGTTTACCGGGGTATGAACCCAAGTCCCCAAGGGACTGGCATATTCTAAAAGATGCATCAGGGGGGTGTGTCAGGAAGCGGCTAGAGTCTACCTCATTATGTGGGCATGGAGAAGGATTTGTGAAAGTGGCAAATGTTAAAGTACCTGACACTTCAGCAGCAGTTTGGGTGAGCACGAATATGAGTCCAAGGGACTGTGAAAAGAATTGCAGGAGGAATTGTTCATGCTCTGCATATGCAAGCATAGATATTGCTGGGAAGGAGACTGGCTGTTTGACATGGTATGGCAAATTGATGGACACTGTGCAAAATAGGGAAGAGGGATATGATATTTATGTTCGTGTTGATGCAGTCGAATTAG TGAGGAACAAATGGAGCAAAAGATGGCTTGATACAATTGGCAACGCATACTACAAGGAAACTTCAGTGGAAAATCAAGTTGAAG CTAACAAACTAGGGCAAGGTGGTTTTGGTGCGGTTTATaag GGTAAATTGTCTAATGGAAAGGAAGTTGCTGTGAAAAGACTTTTGAAAGATTCAGGGCAAGGAATAGATGAATTTAAAAATGAAGTGTTGCTGATTGCAAAACTTCAACATCAGAATCTGGTGAAACTCATAGGATGCTGCATTCAGGGAGAGGAACCAATGCTAGTTTATGAATACATGCCAAACAAAAGCTTGGACTCCTTTCTTTTCA ATGAAACAGGAAGGTCAATCTTGGATTGGAGAAAACGCTTTGATATTATCGTTGGGATTGCTCGTGGAATCTTATATATTCACCAAGATTCTAGGCTGAGAATTATCCATAGAGATCTAAAAACTAGCAACATTCTATTGGATGAAGAAATGAATCCAAAAATTTCGGATTTTGGCCTAGCTAGAATCTTCGAAGGCGACCAAACTCATGAGAAGACAAACAGAATAGTTGGAACATT TGGGTACATGTCTCCAGAATACGTCGTATTTGGAAAGTTTTCAACGAAATCTGATGTCTTTAGTTTTGGCATCATATTATTAGAGATCGTTGCAGGGAAAAAGAACAATAGCTTTTGTCAAGAGGATTCTTACCCAAGTATGATAGGAAAA ATATGGCATTTATGGAGAGAAGAGAGAGCGTGGGAGATAGTTGATTCATTACTAAAGCATTCTTGTTCTCCTGATGAAGTATTGAGATGCATCCAAGTTGGGCTCTTATGCGTGCAAGAAGATGTAATGGAAAGACCGACCATGTCAGCTATCGTTCTAATGTTAAATAGCGAAATTAGTCTTCCTTCTCCTAAGCAACCTGCATTCACTTTCAGAAAGTCTAGTATTATTAGTTCTAGTTCATTAAAACCAAAAGAAGGATTTTGTTCTGTGGATGAGGAGACAATTACTGAGGTTGTATGTCGTTGA
- the LOC110656089 gene encoding G-type lectin S-receptor-like serine/threonine-protein kinase At1g11410 isoform X1: MDFPKLFLRSSLLVLHFAFSSSRDTITINQTLHDGDFLISRENNFALGFFSTGSSSFRYLGIWYHKVREQTVVWVANRDDPIYGSSGVLSIDLYGNLVLHGYHNQKAPVWTTNVSVEVTDYCVAQLLDTGNLILVRDKSKSTVWESFDHPTDTMLPGMKLGLNRRTGMGRFPVSWRSADDPGTGNFSLQINPKGSPQVFIYWGIKYIWRSIAWPLKSYADISNVSFVNNQNETYVVYSVSDASVILRVILDYSGLLKKLIWHEKDGKWNEFWSVPKSPCDPYGHCGTYGICDPEFLSRRFECDCLPGYEPKSPRDWHILKDASGGCVRKRLESTSLCGHGEGFVKVANVKVPDTSAAVWVSTNMSPRDCEKNCRRNCSCSAYASIDIAGKETGCLTWYGKLMDTVQNREEGYDIYVRVDAVELAEIAQKWNGFLERKDMLAILVISVVSAWFVIILFTYLWLKKKKKRVRNKWSKRWLDTIGNAYYKETSVENQVEGSMSHPEIAFFNLSTILAATNSFSPANKLGQGGFGAVYKGKLSNGKEVAVKRLLKDSGQGIDEFKNEVLLIAKLQHQNLVKLIGCCIQGEEPMLVYEYMPNKSLDSFLFNETGRSILDWRKRFDIIVGIARGILYIHQDSRLRIIHRDLKTSNILLDEEMNPKISDFGLARIFEGDQTHEKTNRIVGTFGYMSPEYVVFGKFSTKSDVFSFGIILLEIVAGKKNNSFCQEDSYPSMIGKIWHLWREERAWEIVDSLLKHSCSPDEVLRCIQVGLLCVQEDVMERPTMSAIVLMLNSEISLPSPKQPAFTFRKSSIISSSSLKPKEGFCSVDEETITEVVCR; the protein is encoded by the exons ATGGATTTTCCAAAGTTGTTCCTGCGTTCTTCTCTTCTAGTCCTCCATTTCGCATTTTCTTCTTCCAGAGACACCATAACTATAAACCAAACCCTTCATGATGGTGACTTTCTGATCTCTAGAGAAAATAATTTTGCATTAGGATTCTTTAGCACCGGAAGTTCCAGTTTTAGATATCTTGGAATCTGGTACCATAAAGTCCGAGAGCAAACTGTGGTGTGGGTAGCCAATAGGGATGATCCAATCTATGGTTCGTCGGGAGTTCTATCAATTGACCTATATGGAAATCTCGTTCTCCATGGCTACCATAACCAGAAAGCTCCTGTGTGGACTACAAATGTCTCAGTGGAGGTTACAGATTATTGTGTAGCTCAGCTCTTGGATACAGGAAATTTGATTTTGGTCCGCGATAAAAGTAAAAGTACTGTGTGGGAAAGCTTTGACCATCCTACGGATACTATGCTGCCAGGAATGAAACTTGGGTTGAACCGAAGGACAGGCATGGGCCGGTTCCCGGTATCTTGGAGATCAGCAGATGACCCTGGAACTGGAAACTTCTCACTTCAGATCAACCCAAAAGGATCACCACAGGTCTTTATCTACTGGGGTATAAAATATATTTGGCGAAGCATTGCGTGGCCCTTGAAAAGTTATGCAGATATATCCAATGTTAGTTTTGTCAATAATCAAAATGAGACATATGTGGTCTACTCGGTTTCTGATGCTTCTGTTATCCTAAGGGTAATTTTGGACTATTCAGGACTTCTTAAGAAACTAATTTGGCATGAAAAAGATGGCAAATGGAATGAATTCTGGTCGGTACCAAAATCTCCGTGTGATCCATATGGGCATTGTGGTACCTATGGAATATGTGATCCTGAATTTCTTAGTCGAAGATTTGAATGTGATTGTTTACCGGGGTATGAACCCAAGTCCCCAAGGGACTGGCATATTCTAAAAGATGCATCAGGGGGGTGTGTCAGGAAGCGGCTAGAGTCTACCTCATTATGTGGGCATGGAGAAGGATTTGTGAAAGTGGCAAATGTTAAAGTACCTGACACTTCAGCAGCAGTTTGGGTGAGCACGAATATGAGTCCAAGGGACTGTGAAAAGAATTGCAGGAGGAATTGTTCATGCTCTGCATATGCAAGCATAGATATTGCTGGGAAGGAGACTGGCTGTTTGACATGGTATGGCAAATTGATGGACACTGTGCAAAATAGGGAAGAGGGATATGATATTTATGTTCGTGTTGATGCAGTCGAATTAG CCGAAATCGCCCAAAAATGGAATGGTTTTCTTGAAAGGAAGGATATGTTAGCCATTTTAGTAATATCTGTTGTTTCAGCTTGGTTTGTCATCATCTTATTTACATATTTGTGgctcaagaagaagaagaaaaggg TGAGGAACAAATGGAGCAAAAGATGGCTTGATACAATTGGCAACGCATACTACAAGGAAACTTCAGTGGAAAATCAAGTTGAAGGTAGCATGAGTCATCCAGAGATTGCTTTTTTCAATCTGAGCACTATACTTGCTGCAACTAACAGTTTCTCTCCAGCTAACAAACTAGGGCAAGGTGGTTTTGGTGCGGTTTATaag GGTAAATTGTCTAATGGAAAGGAAGTTGCTGTGAAAAGACTTTTGAAAGATTCAGGGCAAGGAATAGATGAATTTAAAAATGAAGTGTTGCTGATTGCAAAACTTCAACATCAGAATCTGGTGAAACTCATAGGATGCTGCATTCAGGGAGAGGAACCAATGCTAGTTTATGAATACATGCCAAACAAAAGCTTGGACTCCTTTCTTTTCA ATGAAACAGGAAGGTCAATCTTGGATTGGAGAAAACGCTTTGATATTATCGTTGGGATTGCTCGTGGAATCTTATATATTCACCAAGATTCTAGGCTGAGAATTATCCATAGAGATCTAAAAACTAGCAACATTCTATTGGATGAAGAAATGAATCCAAAAATTTCGGATTTTGGCCTAGCTAGAATCTTCGAAGGCGACCAAACTCATGAGAAGACAAACAGAATAGTTGGAACATT TGGGTACATGTCTCCAGAATACGTCGTATTTGGAAAGTTTTCAACGAAATCTGATGTCTTTAGTTTTGGCATCATATTATTAGAGATCGTTGCAGGGAAAAAGAACAATAGCTTTTGTCAAGAGGATTCTTACCCAAGTATGATAGGAAAA ATATGGCATTTATGGAGAGAAGAGAGAGCGTGGGAGATAGTTGATTCATTACTAAAGCATTCTTGTTCTCCTGATGAAGTATTGAGATGCATCCAAGTTGGGCTCTTATGCGTGCAAGAAGATGTAATGGAAAGACCGACCATGTCAGCTATCGTTCTAATGTTAAATAGCGAAATTAGTCTTCCTTCTCCTAAGCAACCTGCATTCACTTTCAGAAAGTCTAGTATTATTAGTTCTAGTTCATTAAAACCAAAAGAAGGATTTTGTTCTGTGGATGAGGAGACAATTACTGAGGTTGTATGTCGTTGA
- the LOC110656089 gene encoding G-type lectin S-receptor-like serine/threonine-protein kinase At1g11410 isoform X5 yields the protein MDFPKLFLRSSLLVLHFAFSSSRDTITINQTLHDGDFLISRENNFALGFFSTGSSSFRYLGIWYHKVREQTVVWVANRDDPIYGSSGVLSIDLYGNLVLHGYHNQKAPVWTTNVSVEVTDYCVAQLLDTGNLILVRDKSKSTVWESFDHPTDTMLPGMKLGLNRRTGMGRFPVSWRSADDPGTGNFSLQINPKGSPQVFIYWGIKYIWRSIAWPLKSYADISNVSFVNNQNETYVVYSVSDASVILRVILDYSGLLKKLIWHEKDGKWNEFWSVPKSPCDPYGHCGTYGICDPEFLSRRFECDCLPGYEPKSPRDWHILKDASGGCVRKRLESTSLCGHGEGFVKVANVKVPDTSAAVWVSTNMSPRDCEKNCRRNCSCSAYASIDIAGKETGCLTWYGKLMDTVQNREEGYDIYVRVDAVELAEIAQKWNGFLERKDMLAILVISVVSAWFVIILFTYLWLKKKKKRVRNKWSKRWLDTIGNAYYKETSVENQVEGSMSHPEIAFFNLSTILAATNSFSPANKLGQGGFGAVYKGKLSNGKEVAVKRLLKDSGQGIDEFKNEVLLIAKLQHQNLVKLIGCCIQGEEPMLVYEYMPNKSLDSFLFNETGRSILDWRKRFDIIVGIARGILYIHQDSRLRIIHRDLKTSNILLDEEMNPKISDFGLARIFEGDQTHEKTNRIVGTFGYMSPEYVVFGKFSTKSDVFSFGIILLEIVAGKKNNSFCQEDSYPSMIGKY from the exons ATGGATTTTCCAAAGTTGTTCCTGCGTTCTTCTCTTCTAGTCCTCCATTTCGCATTTTCTTCTTCCAGAGACACCATAACTATAAACCAAACCCTTCATGATGGTGACTTTCTGATCTCTAGAGAAAATAATTTTGCATTAGGATTCTTTAGCACCGGAAGTTCCAGTTTTAGATATCTTGGAATCTGGTACCATAAAGTCCGAGAGCAAACTGTGGTGTGGGTAGCCAATAGGGATGATCCAATCTATGGTTCGTCGGGAGTTCTATCAATTGACCTATATGGAAATCTCGTTCTCCATGGCTACCATAACCAGAAAGCTCCTGTGTGGACTACAAATGTCTCAGTGGAGGTTACAGATTATTGTGTAGCTCAGCTCTTGGATACAGGAAATTTGATTTTGGTCCGCGATAAAAGTAAAAGTACTGTGTGGGAAAGCTTTGACCATCCTACGGATACTATGCTGCCAGGAATGAAACTTGGGTTGAACCGAAGGACAGGCATGGGCCGGTTCCCGGTATCTTGGAGATCAGCAGATGACCCTGGAACTGGAAACTTCTCACTTCAGATCAACCCAAAAGGATCACCACAGGTCTTTATCTACTGGGGTATAAAATATATTTGGCGAAGCATTGCGTGGCCCTTGAAAAGTTATGCAGATATATCCAATGTTAGTTTTGTCAATAATCAAAATGAGACATATGTGGTCTACTCGGTTTCTGATGCTTCTGTTATCCTAAGGGTAATTTTGGACTATTCAGGACTTCTTAAGAAACTAATTTGGCATGAAAAAGATGGCAAATGGAATGAATTCTGGTCGGTACCAAAATCTCCGTGTGATCCATATGGGCATTGTGGTACCTATGGAATATGTGATCCTGAATTTCTTAGTCGAAGATTTGAATGTGATTGTTTACCGGGGTATGAACCCAAGTCCCCAAGGGACTGGCATATTCTAAAAGATGCATCAGGGGGGTGTGTCAGGAAGCGGCTAGAGTCTACCTCATTATGTGGGCATGGAGAAGGATTTGTGAAAGTGGCAAATGTTAAAGTACCTGACACTTCAGCAGCAGTTTGGGTGAGCACGAATATGAGTCCAAGGGACTGTGAAAAGAATTGCAGGAGGAATTGTTCATGCTCTGCATATGCAAGCATAGATATTGCTGGGAAGGAGACTGGCTGTTTGACATGGTATGGCAAATTGATGGACACTGTGCAAAATAGGGAAGAGGGATATGATATTTATGTTCGTGTTGATGCAGTCGAATTAG CCGAAATCGCCCAAAAATGGAATGGTTTTCTTGAAAGGAAGGATATGTTAGCCATTTTAGTAATATCTGTTGTTTCAGCTTGGTTTGTCATCATCTTATTTACATATTTGTGgctcaagaagaagaagaaaaggg TGAGGAACAAATGGAGCAAAAGATGGCTTGATACAATTGGCAACGCATACTACAAGGAAACTTCAGTGGAAAATCAAGTTGAAGGTAGCATGAGTCATCCAGAGATTGCTTTTTTCAATCTGAGCACTATACTTGCTGCAACTAACAGTTTCTCTCCAGCTAACAAACTAGGGCAAGGTGGTTTTGGTGCGGTTTATaag GGTAAATTGTCTAATGGAAAGGAAGTTGCTGTGAAAAGACTTTTGAAAGATTCAGGGCAAGGAATAGATGAATTTAAAAATGAAGTGTTGCTGATTGCAAAACTTCAACATCAGAATCTGGTGAAACTCATAGGATGCTGCATTCAGGGAGAGGAACCAATGCTAGTTTATGAATACATGCCAAACAAAAGCTTGGACTCCTTTCTTTTCA ATGAAACAGGAAGGTCAATCTTGGATTGGAGAAAACGCTTTGATATTATCGTTGGGATTGCTCGTGGAATCTTATATATTCACCAAGATTCTAGGCTGAGAATTATCCATAGAGATCTAAAAACTAGCAACATTCTATTGGATGAAGAAATGAATCCAAAAATTTCGGATTTTGGCCTAGCTAGAATCTTCGAAGGCGACCAAACTCATGAGAAGACAAACAGAATAGTTGGAACATT TGGGTACATGTCTCCAGAATACGTCGTATTTGGAAAGTTTTCAACGAAATCTGATGTCTTTAGTTTTGGCATCATATTATTAGAGATCGTTGCAGGGAAAAAGAACAATAGCTTTTGTCAAGAGGATTCTTACCCAAGTATGATAGGAAAA TATTGA